From a region of the Zingiber officinale cultivar Zhangliang chromosome 4B, Zo_v1.1, whole genome shotgun sequence genome:
- the LOC121975450 gene encoding ent-kaur-16-ene synthase, chloroplastic-like isoform X2 yields the protein MHSVIAVAPKCTLTDLGCKMHRSGNKTYMCQGGSIERISRQFQNVQLSASSYDTAWVAMVPSPTSPNHPSFPQFLDWIIKHQHSDGSWRLNHFQPFLIKDYLSTTLACIIALERWKVGQEQVRKGLNFIRSNFSSILDERLQSPIGFDIVFPSMLKYAIDIGLDVPIEHHEIDNMLRRQNAELHREQGSCNARETYLAYVAEGLGNLHDWKETMKHQLKNGSLFNSAATTAAAMMHHYDSKAHEYLHSLRLKFHSLVPTLYAMDVHTHLHLIDTIEKLGIAEHFRHEIKNILDKTYRSWLLEEEEIHSDVATCAMAFRLLRLNGYDVSSDCLSWLVDEDYFSNALQGYKDVNTVLELYKASQIKIFPNEQGLDKLASWSRMFLKEVLSTNRNLGHQIDLKEVDYALKFPIWSNVERLEHKSTIENFTHGNSHALKTSCERYSIKDSDLVRLALDSFRTSQRTYQEELQILDNWVQDSKLDQLEFARQKQTFCYFSAAAILFSPGMSDARISYAKSSVLATVVDDFFDNGESVEELQDLISLVEKWDANWEKETHSEQVNIIFSALFHTINELGTKASILQKRAITHHLVEAWLRLMNCMMKEAECRITKEVPSLDEYMKNGFVSFALEPVILPALYFLVPELPEGAFRNTEYENLFRLVSICGRLLNDVQGFQRECEEGKVNAVSLRVLHSAGSTSEEEAKQQIQGEIESARTELLRMVVQQEGSVVPRPCKDLFWKTCKILHLFYMNNDGFTSPKEMVRTVDAVIHEPIKTKLKSPWLRSLFIHINI from the exons ATGCATTCTGTCATAGCTGTTGCTCCCAAATGCA CACTTACTGATCTAGGATGCAAGATGCATAGAAGTGGCAACAAAACATATATG TGCCAGGGCGGATCAATTGAAAGAATCAGTAGGCAATTCCAGAATGTCCAACTTTCAGCTTCATCTTATGACACTGCATGGGTAGCTATGGTTCCTTCTCCAACTTCTCCTAACCATCCAAGCTTTCCACAATTCCTTGATTGGATAATAAAGCATCAACATTCTGATGGATCTTGGAGACTTAATCATTTCCAACCCTTTCTTATTAAAGACTACTTGTCTACGACATTAGCTTGTATAATTGCCCTGGAACGCTGGAAAGTTGGTCAGGAACAAGTCAGGAAGG GTCTCAACTTTATTAGGAGTAATTTTTCATCCATTTTGGACGAGCGCTTGCAGTCACCAATTGGCTTTGATATTGTATTTCCAAGCATGCTTAAATATGCCATCGACATTGGTTTAGATGTTCCTATAGAACATCATGAGATAGACAACATGCTTCGCCGGCAAAACGCAGAACTACACAG AGAACAAGGAAGTTGCAACGCAAGAGAAACCTACTTAGCATATGTTGCCGAAGGATTAGGGAATTTACATGACTggaaggaaactatgaagcatCAGCTAAAAAATGGATCATTGTTCAACTCAGCTGCAACAACTGCTGCTGCAATGATGCACCATTATGATTCTAAGGCACATGAATACTTGCATTCTCTTCGATTGAAGTTTCACAGTTTAG TTCCTACGTTATATGCTATGGATGTGCATACACATCTTCATTTGATTGACACTATTGAAAAGTTGGGAATAGCTGAGCACTTCAGACATGAGATAAAGAACATCTTGGATAAAACATATAG AAGCTGGTTGCTCGAGGAGGAAGAAATCCATTCAGATGTAGCCACATGTGCCATGGCTTTTCGTCTTCTTCGATTGAATGGATACGATGTATCTTCAG ATTGCTTAAGTTGGCTCGTAGATGAGGACTATTTTAGCAATGCATTGCAAGGATATAAGGATGTGAATACTGTATTGGAATTGTATAAGGCAtcacaaatcaaaatatttcCCAACGAGCAAGGTTTAGACAAATTAGCATCCTGGTCAAGAATGTTTCTGAAAGAAGTATTAAGCACCAACCGAAATCTCGGACACCAGATTGATTTAAAAGAG GTTGATTACGCTCTAAAGTTTCCGATTTGGTCCAATGTGGAAcgtttagagcataaaagtaccATTGAGAACTTCACTCATGGCAACTCACATGCTCTCAAAACTTCATGCGA GCGTTATAGCATAAAGGATAGTGATCTAGTGAGATTGGCATTGGATTCCTTCCGAACTTCTCAGCGAACATATCAAGAAGAACTCCAAATTCTCGACAA TTGGGTGCAAGATAGCAAACTAGATCAACTGGAATTTGCCAGGCAAAAGCAGACTTTTTGCTATTTTTCCGCTGCTGCAATACTTTTCTCTCCTGGAATGAGCGATGCTCGCATATCATATGCCAAAAGCAGTGTCCTTGCCACTGTGGTCGATGACTTCTTTGACAACGGGGAATCTGTAGAGGAGCTTCAAGATCTTATTTCATTGGTGGAGAA GTGGGATGCAAATTGGGAAAAGGAGACGCATTCTGAACAAGTTAACATCATTTTTTCTGCTCTGTTCCACACAATCAATGAGCTTGGGACCAAGGCATCAATATTGCAGAAGCGAGCTATCACCCACCATTTAGTTGAGGCA TGGCTTAGATTGATGAATTGCATGATGAAAGAGGCAGAGTGCCGGATAACCAAGGAAGTTCCTTCGCTGGATGAGTACATGAAGAATGGGTTCGTCTCCTTTGCCCTCGAACCAGTTATTCTCCCAGCACTCTATTTCCTTGTTCCGGAACttcctgaaggtgccttcagaaaTACAGAATACGAGAATTTGTTCCGATTAGTGAGCATATGTGGGCGTCTGCTCAACGACGTGCAAGGCTTCCAA AGAGAATGTGAAGAAGGGAAGGTGAATGCCGTATCACTACGCGTTCTCCACAGTGCCGGTTCGACGTCCGAAGAAGAAGCAAAGCAGCAGATACAAGGGGAAATAGAGTCCGCCAGGACCGAGCTCTTGAGAATGGTGGTGCAACAAGAGGGGAGCGTCGTTCCCAGGCCTTGCAAGGATCTCTTCTGGAAGACGTGCAAAATACTGCACCTCTTCTACATGAACAACGACGGGTTTACCTCGCCGAAAGAGATGGTGAGGACGGTCGACGCAGTCATTCATGAACCCATAAAAACCAAGCTGAAATCACCGTGGCTAAGAAGCCTATTTATtcatattaatatataa
- the LOC121975450 gene encoding ent-kaur-16-ene synthase, chloroplastic-like isoform X1, translating into MSPSLQIMHSVIAVAPKYTLTDLGCKMHRSGNKTYMCQGGSIERISRQFQNVQLSASSYDTAWVAMVPSPTSPNHPSFPQFLDWIIKHQHSDGSWRLNHFQPFLIKDYLSTTLACIIALERWKVGQEQVRKGLNFIRSNFSSILDERLQSPIGFDIVFPSMLKYAIDIGLDVPIEHHEIDNMLRRQNAELHREQGSCNARETYLAYVAEGLGNLHDWKETMKHQLKNGSLFNSAATTAAAMMHHYDSKAHEYLHSLRLKFHSLVPTLYAMDVHTHLHLIDTIEKLGIAEHFRHEIKNILDKTYRSWLLEEEEIHSDVATCAMAFRLLRLNGYDVSSDCLSWLVDEDYFSNALQGYKDVNTVLELYKASQIKIFPNEQGLDKLASWSRMFLKEVLSTNRNLGHQIDLKEVDYALKFPIWSNVERLEHKSTIENFTHGNSHALKTSCERYSIKDSDLVRLALDSFRTSQRTYQEELQILDNWVQDSKLDQLEFARQKQTFCYFSAAAILFSPGMSDARISYAKSSVLATVVDDFFDNGESVEELQDLISLVEKWDANWEKETHSEQVNIIFSALFHTINELGTKASILQKRAITHHLVEAWLRLMNCMMKEAECRITKEVPSLDEYMKNGFVSFALEPVILPALYFLVPELPEGAFRNTEYENLFRLVSICGRLLNDVQGFQRECEEGKVNAVSLRVLHSAGSTSEEEAKQQIQGEIESARTELLRMVVQQEGSVVPRPCKDLFWKTCKILHLFYMNNDGFTSPKEMVRTVDAVIHEPIKTKLKSPWLRSLFIHINI; encoded by the exons ATGAGTCCATCATTGCAGATCATGCATTCTGTCATAGCTGTTGCTCCTAAATATA CACTTACTGATCTAGGATGCAAGATGCATAGAAGTGGCAACAAAACATATATG TGCCAGGGCGGATCAATTGAAAGAATCAGTAGGCAATTCCAGAATGTCCAACTTTCAGCTTCATCTTATGACACTGCATGGGTAGCTATGGTTCCTTCTCCAACTTCTCCTAACCATCCAAGCTTTCCACAATTCCTTGATTGGATAATAAAGCATCAACATTCTGATGGATCTTGGAGACTTAATCATTTCCAACCCTTTCTTATTAAAGACTACTTGTCTACGACATTAGCTTGTATAATTGCCCTGGAACGCTGGAAAGTTGGTCAGGAACAAGTCAGGAAGG GTCTCAACTTTATTAGGAGTAATTTTTCATCCATTTTGGACGAGCGCTTGCAGTCACCAATTGGCTTTGATATTGTATTTCCAAGCATGCTTAAATATGCCATCGACATTGGTTTAGATGTTCCTATAGAACATCATGAGATAGACAACATGCTTCGCCGGCAAAACGCAGAACTACACAG AGAACAAGGAAGTTGCAACGCAAGAGAAACCTACTTAGCATATGTTGCCGAAGGATTAGGGAATTTACATGACTggaaggaaactatgaagcatCAGCTAAAAAATGGATCATTGTTCAACTCAGCTGCAACAACTGCTGCTGCAATGATGCACCATTATGATTCTAAGGCACATGAATACTTGCATTCTCTTCGATTGAAGTTTCACAGTTTAG TTCCTACGTTATATGCTATGGATGTGCATACACATCTTCATTTGATTGACACTATTGAAAAGTTGGGAATAGCTGAGCACTTCAGACATGAGATAAAGAACATCTTGGATAAAACATATAG AAGCTGGTTGCTCGAGGAGGAAGAAATCCATTCAGATGTAGCCACATGTGCCATGGCTTTTCGTCTTCTTCGATTGAATGGATACGATGTATCTTCAG ATTGCTTAAGTTGGCTCGTAGATGAGGACTATTTTAGCAATGCATTGCAAGGATATAAGGATGTGAATACTGTATTGGAATTGTATAAGGCAtcacaaatcaaaatatttcCCAACGAGCAAGGTTTAGACAAATTAGCATCCTGGTCAAGAATGTTTCTGAAAGAAGTATTAAGCACCAACCGAAATCTCGGACACCAGATTGATTTAAAAGAG GTTGATTACGCTCTAAAGTTTCCGATTTGGTCCAATGTGGAAcgtttagagcataaaagtaccATTGAGAACTTCACTCATGGCAACTCACATGCTCTCAAAACTTCATGCGA GCGTTATAGCATAAAGGATAGTGATCTAGTGAGATTGGCATTGGATTCCTTCCGAACTTCTCAGCGAACATATCAAGAAGAACTCCAAATTCTCGACAA TTGGGTGCAAGATAGCAAACTAGATCAACTGGAATTTGCCAGGCAAAAGCAGACTTTTTGCTATTTTTCCGCTGCTGCAATACTTTTCTCTCCTGGAATGAGCGATGCTCGCATATCATATGCCAAAAGCAGTGTCCTTGCCACTGTGGTCGATGACTTCTTTGACAACGGGGAATCTGTAGAGGAGCTTCAAGATCTTATTTCATTGGTGGAGAA GTGGGATGCAAATTGGGAAAAGGAGACGCATTCTGAACAAGTTAACATCATTTTTTCTGCTCTGTTCCACACAATCAATGAGCTTGGGACCAAGGCATCAATATTGCAGAAGCGAGCTATCACCCACCATTTAGTTGAGGCA TGGCTTAGATTGATGAATTGCATGATGAAAGAGGCAGAGTGCCGGATAACCAAGGAAGTTCCTTCGCTGGATGAGTACATGAAGAATGGGTTCGTCTCCTTTGCCCTCGAACCAGTTATTCTCCCAGCACTCTATTTCCTTGTTCCGGAACttcctgaaggtgccttcagaaaTACAGAATACGAGAATTTGTTCCGATTAGTGAGCATATGTGGGCGTCTGCTCAACGACGTGCAAGGCTTCCAA AGAGAATGTGAAGAAGGGAAGGTGAATGCCGTATCACTACGCGTTCTCCACAGTGCCGGTTCGACGTCCGAAGAAGAAGCAAAGCAGCAGATACAAGGGGAAATAGAGTCCGCCAGGACCGAGCTCTTGAGAATGGTGGTGCAACAAGAGGGGAGCGTCGTTCCCAGGCCTTGCAAGGATCTCTTCTGGAAGACGTGCAAAATACTGCACCTCTTCTACATGAACAACGACGGGTTTACCTCGCCGAAAGAGATGGTGAGGACGGTCGACGCAGTCATTCATGAACCCATAAAAACCAAGCTGAAATCACCGTGGCTAAGAAGCCTATTTATtcatattaatatataa